Genomic segment of Synechococcus sp. A15-28:
AGTGCCTGGCCCTGGCCACCAGTTATGAGGCCTTTCTTGCCCTGGCTGCGGGCCAACCCTGGGACCAGAACAGGAAAGCCCAGGGCAGTGAGCCCGATCCCGCCGCTCTGCTGGAGGCCTGCAAACAACTTGCGGGGCAACCCGTGGACTGCGTGTCGGTCGACATGCCCCTGGCAACGACTTCCATCACCAGCCGTCGGGCCGCCGACACCGCCATCGCTAGCCGCTTCGGGCCGAAGGGTTGCGCCGTGCATAGCCCATCAGCCGAACGCCCCGGTGCCATCGCCGATCAGCTGCGTGAACGCTTCGCCGAACTCGGCGTTGCCCTGCACACCACAACTCCAGCTCGCCAAGGGCCGGCCCTGATCGAGTGTTACCCCCATGTGGCCCTGCTGGCCTTGCTCAATCGCAACTACCGTGTGCCCTACAAGGTGAGCCGCTCAGCCCTGTACTGGAAGGCGGAGCGGCCTCCGGTTGCTGAACGGGTCAAGCGTCTGCTCGCTGAATTCACCGCCATCCACCAGGCCCTCAGCCAGCGCATCAGTGCCATCCCGCTCACCCTGCCCCAACCCCACGAGGTGACCACGC
This window contains:
- a CDS encoding DUF429 domain-containing protein; protein product: MASQPPPALVLGIDAAWTAHNPSGVALLQRAAEGWQCLALATSYEAFLALAAGQPWDQNRKAQGSEPDPAALLEACKQLAGQPVDCVSVDMPLATTSITSRRAADTAIASRFGPKGCAVHSPSAERPGAIADQLRERFAELGVALHTTTPARQGPALIECYPHVALLALLNRNYRVPYKVSRSALYWKAERPPVAERVKRLLAEFTAIHQALSQRISAIPLTLPQPHEVTTLSSLKPVEDMLDALICAWIGIEHLEGRTVGLGDATAAIWVPQALTNHSPR